The Apium graveolens cultivar Ventura chromosome 6, ASM990537v1, whole genome shotgun sequence genome contains a region encoding:
- the LOC141666626 gene encoding uncharacterized protein LOC141666626 isoform X4 → MMIILSLGGGICSSKRIPVCCCSVESRIKSEKKSPQLEQLKWEPPSSSSSSSSANNGVEVPRHKCLDSILHAEHKSILEEMRVDYDLLQSTRHRETTNGGEEDDSDLSSAVSDLNNSEVAAYKPDGIRQEQLEGQFDSILAMPSPVAFDLKYLFDNLKSKNVKKIPNVDSRSECKFGCRIAVATRFQRAFLQLLHNAQFEELSEADLMLTSALNTDYLLTLPIYVDWRKASESKAIIFRRGYTTEKQKGLLIGEKLDYLQSRLLLRIFFLVAKPLRKVGSWLAEAVKQSIQRQNIEVWTNRIKLWVEELPLSQWPYSFDGNKIENEIEETNDQISEEDLPIWLAAQRAVNRYEGILSSLGPRSRLLRKFLTWMELIPSVPKRPSKLEPNAKTIESHLRPISLRRISLGDIWEPATRKFCGNDLWKMFKAAFSILSSKSSLQEPAFQELILLYTEEMDEIEAMDKSEIPLLQLKIYETIPIPELPVIFPHKKLSFRILDTVREVRLDAATIVGLLAFFINYKFEDIKSSPSAVLLDVIAISALIISVSRIVLGYKQTWDRYQLLVNRTLYEKTVASGFGSIYFLLDASEQQQYKEAILAYAILLKAESGQVTCIEGVKDRCERFMYNVFKEKVDMPIRKAINTLARLGLVTENSINGQIKVEAVPCPDAYKILKQRWNSLLNDIP, encoded by the exons ATGATGATAATTTTGAGTTTGGGAGGTGGTATTTGCAGCAGCAAGCGAATCCCAGTTTGTTGTTGCTCAGTAGAATCTAGGATTAAGAGTGAAAAGAAAAGCCCACAATTGGAGCAGCTGAAATGGGAgcctccttcttcttcttcttcttcttcttctgcTAACAATGGAGTTGAGGTTCCTAGACACAA GTGCCTGGACTCTATCTTACATGCTGAGCACAAGAGCATCTTAGAGGAAATGAGAGTGGATTATGATCTTCTTCAGTCCACTAGGCACAGGGAGACTACCAACGGTGGAGAAGAAGATGATTCAGATCTGAGCTCAGCTGTATCAGACCTCAATAATTCTGAGGTTGCAGCATATAAACCAGACGGAATCAGACAAGAGCAGTTGGAGGGCCAGTTTGATTCCATTTTGGCAATGCCTTCCCCTGTGGCTTTTGATTTGAAATATCTCTTTGATAATTTAAAAAGCAAAAATGTGAAGAAAATCCCTAATGTAGATTCCAG ATCAGAATGTAAGTTTGGTTGCAGGATTGCCGTAGCCACTCGCTTCCAGCGTGCGTTCTTGCAACTTCTTCATAATGCTCAATTCGAGGAATTGTCTGAGGCAGACCTGATGTTGACCTCTGCGTTGAATACTGATTATCTTCTTACATTGCCAATATATGTTGACTGGAGGAAAGCGTCTGAGTCTAAAGCAATTATATTCAG GCGTGGTTATACAACTGAAAAACAGAAGGGCCTGCTAATTGGTGAAAAGCTGGATTACTTGCAGTCAAGACTTCTTCTCCGGATCTTCTTCCTTGTAGCAAAACCCCTGCGAAAAGTTGGGTCATGGTTGGCTGAG GCTGTCAAACAAAGTATCCAGCGGCAGAATATAGAAGTATGGACAAATAGAATAAAGCTCTGGGTCGAGGAATTGCCTCTTTCCCAGTGGCCTTATTCATTTGATGGAAATAAAAttgaaaatgaaattgaagaaaCCAATGACCAAATTTCCGAGGAAGATCTTCCTATTTGGTTGGCTGCTCAAAGGGCAGTAAATCGTTATGAAGGTATTCTATCGTCGCTTGGTCCCCGTAGCAGGCTCTTAAGAAAGTTTCTGACTTGGATGGAGCTTATACCATCAGTACCTAAAAGGCCATCTAAACTGGAACCAAATGCTAAAACTATTGAATCTCATTTAAG GCCTATTTCGCTCCGTAGAATATCACTTGGTGATATTTGGGAACCTGCTACACGAAAGTTTTGCGGGAATGATCTTTGGAAAATGTTTAAAGCTGCATTTTCCATTCTTTCTTCCAAATCTAGTCTTCAG GAGCCAGCATTCCAGGAACTAATTTTGCTATATACAGAGGAAATGGATGAAATAGAAGCCATGGATAAAAGTGAAATTCCTTTATTACAACTCAAAATCTACGAGACTATTCCTATTCCAGAACTGCCA GTGATTTTCCCACACAAGAAGCTATCTTTCCGGATTCTGGACACAGTAAGAGAA GTACGCTTGGATGCTGCAACAATTGTGGGACTTTTAGCATTCTTCATTAACTACAAATTCGAGGACATAAAATCCTCCCC ATCAGCTGTACTTCTAGATGTAATTGCGATCAGTGCTCTTATAATATCCGTAAGCAGGATAGTTTTGGGTTATAAACAAACGTGGGACAGATATCAA CTTTTGGTGAACAGAACCCTCTACGAGAAAACAGTAGCCAGTGGCTTTGGTTCGATTTACTTTCTTCTAGATGCTTCTGAACAGCAGCAA TACAAGGAAGCTATTTTGGCATATGCAATCCTACTCAAAGCAGAAAGTGGTCAG GTAACTTGCATCGAAGGTGTGAAGGACAGATGTGAGAGATTCATGTATAATGTGTTCAAAGAAAAG GTAGACATGCCAATCCGCAAGGCCATAAACACATTAGCGAGACTCGGTCTTGTTACGGAAAATTCTATCAATGGACAAATTAAAGTTGAGGCTGTTCCCTGTCCCGATGCATATAAAATCCTAAAACAACGTTGGAATAGTTTACTCAACGACATTCCTTGA
- the LOC141666626 gene encoding uncharacterized protein LOC141666626 isoform X1, with amino-acid sequence MMIILSLGGGICSSKRIPVCCCSVESRIKSEKKSPQLEQLKWEPPSSSSSSSSANNGVEVPRHKYISTSKSHLLDALVMDKDDHFKHHFLLLSSCLDSILHAEHKSILEEMRVDYDLLQSTRHRETTNGGEEDDSDLSSAVSDLNNSEVAAYKPDGIRQEQLEGQFDSILAMPSPVAFDLKYLFDNLKSKNVKKIPNVDSRSECKFGCRIAVATRFQRAFLQLLHNAQFEELSEADLMLTSALNTDYLLTLPIYVDWRKASESKAIIFRRGYTTEKQKGLLIGEKLDYLQSRLLLRIFFLVAKPLRKVGSWLAEAVKQSIQRQNIEVWTNRIKLWVEELPLSQWPYSFDGNKIENEIEETNDQISEEDLPIWLAAQRAVNRYEGILSSLGPRSRLLRKFLTWMELIPSVPKRPSKLEPNAKTIESHLRPISLRRISLGDIWEPATRKFCGNDLWKMFKAAFSILSSKSSLQEPAFQELILLYTEEMDEIEAMDKSEIPLLQLKIYETIPIPELPVIFPHKKLSFRILDTVREVRLDAATIVGLLAFFINYKFEDIKSSPSAVLLDVIAISALIISVSRIVLGYKQTWDRYQLLVNRTLYEKTVASGFGSIYFLLDASEQQQYKEAILAYAILLKAESGQVTCIEGVKDRCERFMYNVFKEKVDMPIRKAINTLARLGLVTENSINGQIKVEAVPCPDAYKILKQRWNSLLNDIP; translated from the exons ATGATGATAATTTTGAGTTTGGGAGGTGGTATTTGCAGCAGCAAGCGAATCCCAGTTTGTTGTTGCTCAGTAGAATCTAGGATTAAGAGTGAAAAGAAAAGCCCACAATTGGAGCAGCTGAAATGGGAgcctccttcttcttcttcttcttcttcttctgcTAACAATGGAGTTGAGGTTCCTAGACACAAGTACATCTCTACTTCCAAGTCTCACCTTCTTGACGCTCTTGTTATGGATAAAGATGATCACTTTAAGCACCACTTTCTACTTCTTTCCTC GTGCCTGGACTCTATCTTACATGCTGAGCACAAGAGCATCTTAGAGGAAATGAGAGTGGATTATGATCTTCTTCAGTCCACTAGGCACAGGGAGACTACCAACGGTGGAGAAGAAGATGATTCAGATCTGAGCTCAGCTGTATCAGACCTCAATAATTCTGAGGTTGCAGCATATAAACCAGACGGAATCAGACAAGAGCAGTTGGAGGGCCAGTTTGATTCCATTTTGGCAATGCCTTCCCCTGTGGCTTTTGATTTGAAATATCTCTTTGATAATTTAAAAAGCAAAAATGTGAAGAAAATCCCTAATGTAGATTCCAG ATCAGAATGTAAGTTTGGTTGCAGGATTGCCGTAGCCACTCGCTTCCAGCGTGCGTTCTTGCAACTTCTTCATAATGCTCAATTCGAGGAATTGTCTGAGGCAGACCTGATGTTGACCTCTGCGTTGAATACTGATTATCTTCTTACATTGCCAATATATGTTGACTGGAGGAAAGCGTCTGAGTCTAAAGCAATTATATTCAG GCGTGGTTATACAACTGAAAAACAGAAGGGCCTGCTAATTGGTGAAAAGCTGGATTACTTGCAGTCAAGACTTCTTCTCCGGATCTTCTTCCTTGTAGCAAAACCCCTGCGAAAAGTTGGGTCATGGTTGGCTGAG GCTGTCAAACAAAGTATCCAGCGGCAGAATATAGAAGTATGGACAAATAGAATAAAGCTCTGGGTCGAGGAATTGCCTCTTTCCCAGTGGCCTTATTCATTTGATGGAAATAAAAttgaaaatgaaattgaagaaaCCAATGACCAAATTTCCGAGGAAGATCTTCCTATTTGGTTGGCTGCTCAAAGGGCAGTAAATCGTTATGAAGGTATTCTATCGTCGCTTGGTCCCCGTAGCAGGCTCTTAAGAAAGTTTCTGACTTGGATGGAGCTTATACCATCAGTACCTAAAAGGCCATCTAAACTGGAACCAAATGCTAAAACTATTGAATCTCATTTAAG GCCTATTTCGCTCCGTAGAATATCACTTGGTGATATTTGGGAACCTGCTACACGAAAGTTTTGCGGGAATGATCTTTGGAAAATGTTTAAAGCTGCATTTTCCATTCTTTCTTCCAAATCTAGTCTTCAG GAGCCAGCATTCCAGGAACTAATTTTGCTATATACAGAGGAAATGGATGAAATAGAAGCCATGGATAAAAGTGAAATTCCTTTATTACAACTCAAAATCTACGAGACTATTCCTATTCCAGAACTGCCA GTGATTTTCCCACACAAGAAGCTATCTTTCCGGATTCTGGACACAGTAAGAGAA GTACGCTTGGATGCTGCAACAATTGTGGGACTTTTAGCATTCTTCATTAACTACAAATTCGAGGACATAAAATCCTCCCC ATCAGCTGTACTTCTAGATGTAATTGCGATCAGTGCTCTTATAATATCCGTAAGCAGGATAGTTTTGGGTTATAAACAAACGTGGGACAGATATCAA CTTTTGGTGAACAGAACCCTCTACGAGAAAACAGTAGCCAGTGGCTTTGGTTCGATTTACTTTCTTCTAGATGCTTCTGAACAGCAGCAA TACAAGGAAGCTATTTTGGCATATGCAATCCTACTCAAAGCAGAAAGTGGTCAG GTAACTTGCATCGAAGGTGTGAAGGACAGATGTGAGAGATTCATGTATAATGTGTTCAAAGAAAAG GTAGACATGCCAATCCGCAAGGCCATAAACACATTAGCGAGACTCGGTCTTGTTACGGAAAATTCTATCAATGGACAAATTAAAGTTGAGGCTGTTCCCTGTCCCGATGCATATAAAATCCTAAAACAACGTTGGAATAGTTTACTCAACGACATTCCTTGA
- the LOC141666626 gene encoding uncharacterized protein LOC141666626 isoform X3 has product MMIILSLGGGICSSKRIPVCCCSVESRIKSEKKSPQLEQLKWEPPSSSSSSSSANNGVEVPRHKYISTSKSHLLDALVMDKDDHFKHHFLLLSSCLDSILHAEHKSILEEMRVDYDLLQSTRHRETTNGGEEDDSDLSSAVSDLNNSEVAAYKPDGIRQEQLEGQFDSILAMPSPVAFDLKYLFDNLKSKNVKKIPNVDSRIAVATRFQRAFLQLLHNAQFEELSEADLMLTSALNTDYLLTLPIYVDWRKASESKAIIFRRGYTTEKQKGLLIGEKLDYLQSRLLLRIFFLVAKPLRKVGSWLAEAVKQSIQRQNIEVWTNRIKLWVEELPLSQWPYSFDGNKIENEIEETNDQISEEDLPIWLAAQRAVNRYEGILSSLGPRSRLLRKFLTWMELIPSVPKRPSKLEPNAKTIESHLRPISLRRISLGDIWEPATRKFCGNDLWKMFKAAFSILSSKSSLQEPAFQELILLYTEEMDEIEAMDKSEIPLLQLKIYETIPIPELPVIFPHKKLSFRILDTVREVRLDAATIVGLLAFFINYKFEDIKSSPSAVLLDVIAISALIISVSRIVLGYKQTWDRYQLLVNRTLYEKTVASGFGSIYFLLDASEQQQYKEAILAYAILLKAESGQVTCIEGVKDRCERFMYNVFKEKVDMPIRKAINTLARLGLVTENSINGQIKVEAVPCPDAYKILKQRWNSLLNDIP; this is encoded by the exons ATGATGATAATTTTGAGTTTGGGAGGTGGTATTTGCAGCAGCAAGCGAATCCCAGTTTGTTGTTGCTCAGTAGAATCTAGGATTAAGAGTGAAAAGAAAAGCCCACAATTGGAGCAGCTGAAATGGGAgcctccttcttcttcttcttcttcttcttctgcTAACAATGGAGTTGAGGTTCCTAGACACAAGTACATCTCTACTTCCAAGTCTCACCTTCTTGACGCTCTTGTTATGGATAAAGATGATCACTTTAAGCACCACTTTCTACTTCTTTCCTC GTGCCTGGACTCTATCTTACATGCTGAGCACAAGAGCATCTTAGAGGAAATGAGAGTGGATTATGATCTTCTTCAGTCCACTAGGCACAGGGAGACTACCAACGGTGGAGAAGAAGATGATTCAGATCTGAGCTCAGCTGTATCAGACCTCAATAATTCTGAGGTTGCAGCATATAAACCAGACGGAATCAGACAAGAGCAGTTGGAGGGCCAGTTTGATTCCATTTTGGCAATGCCTTCCCCTGTGGCTTTTGATTTGAAATATCTCTTTGATAATTTAAAAAGCAAAAATGTGAAGAAAATCCCTAATGTAGATTCCAG GATTGCCGTAGCCACTCGCTTCCAGCGTGCGTTCTTGCAACTTCTTCATAATGCTCAATTCGAGGAATTGTCTGAGGCAGACCTGATGTTGACCTCTGCGTTGAATACTGATTATCTTCTTACATTGCCAATATATGTTGACTGGAGGAAAGCGTCTGAGTCTAAAGCAATTATATTCAG GCGTGGTTATACAACTGAAAAACAGAAGGGCCTGCTAATTGGTGAAAAGCTGGATTACTTGCAGTCAAGACTTCTTCTCCGGATCTTCTTCCTTGTAGCAAAACCCCTGCGAAAAGTTGGGTCATGGTTGGCTGAG GCTGTCAAACAAAGTATCCAGCGGCAGAATATAGAAGTATGGACAAATAGAATAAAGCTCTGGGTCGAGGAATTGCCTCTTTCCCAGTGGCCTTATTCATTTGATGGAAATAAAAttgaaaatgaaattgaagaaaCCAATGACCAAATTTCCGAGGAAGATCTTCCTATTTGGTTGGCTGCTCAAAGGGCAGTAAATCGTTATGAAGGTATTCTATCGTCGCTTGGTCCCCGTAGCAGGCTCTTAAGAAAGTTTCTGACTTGGATGGAGCTTATACCATCAGTACCTAAAAGGCCATCTAAACTGGAACCAAATGCTAAAACTATTGAATCTCATTTAAG GCCTATTTCGCTCCGTAGAATATCACTTGGTGATATTTGGGAACCTGCTACACGAAAGTTTTGCGGGAATGATCTTTGGAAAATGTTTAAAGCTGCATTTTCCATTCTTTCTTCCAAATCTAGTCTTCAG GAGCCAGCATTCCAGGAACTAATTTTGCTATATACAGAGGAAATGGATGAAATAGAAGCCATGGATAAAAGTGAAATTCCTTTATTACAACTCAAAATCTACGAGACTATTCCTATTCCAGAACTGCCA GTGATTTTCCCACACAAGAAGCTATCTTTCCGGATTCTGGACACAGTAAGAGAA GTACGCTTGGATGCTGCAACAATTGTGGGACTTTTAGCATTCTTCATTAACTACAAATTCGAGGACATAAAATCCTCCCC ATCAGCTGTACTTCTAGATGTAATTGCGATCAGTGCTCTTATAATATCCGTAAGCAGGATAGTTTTGGGTTATAAACAAACGTGGGACAGATATCAA CTTTTGGTGAACAGAACCCTCTACGAGAAAACAGTAGCCAGTGGCTTTGGTTCGATTTACTTTCTTCTAGATGCTTCTGAACAGCAGCAA TACAAGGAAGCTATTTTGGCATATGCAATCCTACTCAAAGCAGAAAGTGGTCAG GTAACTTGCATCGAAGGTGTGAAGGACAGATGTGAGAGATTCATGTATAATGTGTTCAAAGAAAAG GTAGACATGCCAATCCGCAAGGCCATAAACACATTAGCGAGACTCGGTCTTGTTACGGAAAATTCTATCAATGGACAAATTAAAGTTGAGGCTGTTCCCTGTCCCGATGCATATAAAATCCTAAAACAACGTTGGAATAGTTTACTCAACGACATTCCTTGA
- the LOC141666626 gene encoding uncharacterized protein LOC141666626 isoform X2: MMIILSLGGGICSSKRIPVCCCSVESRIKSEKKSPQLEQLKWEPPSSSSSSSSANNGVEVPRHKYISTSKSHLLDALVMDKDDHFKHHFLLLSSCLDSILHAEHKSILEEMRVDYDLLQSTRHRETTNGGEEDDSDLSSAVSDLNNSEVAAYKPDGIRQEQLEGQFDSILAMPSPVAFDLKYLFDNLKSKNVKKIPNVDSRSECKFGCRIAVATRFQRAFLQLLHNAQFEELSEADLMLTSALNTDYLLTLPIYVDWRKASESKAIIFRRGYTTEKQKGLLIGEKLDYLQSRLLLRIFFLVAKPLRKVGSWLAEAVKQSIQRQNIEVWTNRIKLWVEELPLSQWPYSFDGNKIENEIEETNDQISEEDLPIWLAAQRAVNRYEGILSSLGPRSRLLRKFLTWMELIPSVPKRPSKLEPNAKTIESHLRPISLRRISLGDIWEPATRKFCGNDLWKMFKAAFSILSSKSSLQEPAFQELILLYTEEMDEIEAMDKSEIPLLQLKIYETIPIPELPVIFPHKKLSFRILDTVRLDAATIVGLLAFFINYKFEDIKSSPSAVLLDVIAISALIISVSRIVLGYKQTWDRYQLLVNRTLYEKTVASGFGSIYFLLDASEQQQYKEAILAYAILLKAESGQVTCIEGVKDRCERFMYNVFKEKVDMPIRKAINTLARLGLVTENSINGQIKVEAVPCPDAYKILKQRWNSLLNDIP, encoded by the exons ATGATGATAATTTTGAGTTTGGGAGGTGGTATTTGCAGCAGCAAGCGAATCCCAGTTTGTTGTTGCTCAGTAGAATCTAGGATTAAGAGTGAAAAGAAAAGCCCACAATTGGAGCAGCTGAAATGGGAgcctccttcttcttcttcttcttcttcttctgcTAACAATGGAGTTGAGGTTCCTAGACACAAGTACATCTCTACTTCCAAGTCTCACCTTCTTGACGCTCTTGTTATGGATAAAGATGATCACTTTAAGCACCACTTTCTACTTCTTTCCTC GTGCCTGGACTCTATCTTACATGCTGAGCACAAGAGCATCTTAGAGGAAATGAGAGTGGATTATGATCTTCTTCAGTCCACTAGGCACAGGGAGACTACCAACGGTGGAGAAGAAGATGATTCAGATCTGAGCTCAGCTGTATCAGACCTCAATAATTCTGAGGTTGCAGCATATAAACCAGACGGAATCAGACAAGAGCAGTTGGAGGGCCAGTTTGATTCCATTTTGGCAATGCCTTCCCCTGTGGCTTTTGATTTGAAATATCTCTTTGATAATTTAAAAAGCAAAAATGTGAAGAAAATCCCTAATGTAGATTCCAG ATCAGAATGTAAGTTTGGTTGCAGGATTGCCGTAGCCACTCGCTTCCAGCGTGCGTTCTTGCAACTTCTTCATAATGCTCAATTCGAGGAATTGTCTGAGGCAGACCTGATGTTGACCTCTGCGTTGAATACTGATTATCTTCTTACATTGCCAATATATGTTGACTGGAGGAAAGCGTCTGAGTCTAAAGCAATTATATTCAG GCGTGGTTATACAACTGAAAAACAGAAGGGCCTGCTAATTGGTGAAAAGCTGGATTACTTGCAGTCAAGACTTCTTCTCCGGATCTTCTTCCTTGTAGCAAAACCCCTGCGAAAAGTTGGGTCATGGTTGGCTGAG GCTGTCAAACAAAGTATCCAGCGGCAGAATATAGAAGTATGGACAAATAGAATAAAGCTCTGGGTCGAGGAATTGCCTCTTTCCCAGTGGCCTTATTCATTTGATGGAAATAAAAttgaaaatgaaattgaagaaaCCAATGACCAAATTTCCGAGGAAGATCTTCCTATTTGGTTGGCTGCTCAAAGGGCAGTAAATCGTTATGAAGGTATTCTATCGTCGCTTGGTCCCCGTAGCAGGCTCTTAAGAAAGTTTCTGACTTGGATGGAGCTTATACCATCAGTACCTAAAAGGCCATCTAAACTGGAACCAAATGCTAAAACTATTGAATCTCATTTAAG GCCTATTTCGCTCCGTAGAATATCACTTGGTGATATTTGGGAACCTGCTACACGAAAGTTTTGCGGGAATGATCTTTGGAAAATGTTTAAAGCTGCATTTTCCATTCTTTCTTCCAAATCTAGTCTTCAG GAGCCAGCATTCCAGGAACTAATTTTGCTATATACAGAGGAAATGGATGAAATAGAAGCCATGGATAAAAGTGAAATTCCTTTATTACAACTCAAAATCTACGAGACTATTCCTATTCCAGAACTGCCA GTGATTTTCCCACACAAGAAGCTATCTTTCCGGATTCTGGACACA GTACGCTTGGATGCTGCAACAATTGTGGGACTTTTAGCATTCTTCATTAACTACAAATTCGAGGACATAAAATCCTCCCC ATCAGCTGTACTTCTAGATGTAATTGCGATCAGTGCTCTTATAATATCCGTAAGCAGGATAGTTTTGGGTTATAAACAAACGTGGGACAGATATCAA CTTTTGGTGAACAGAACCCTCTACGAGAAAACAGTAGCCAGTGGCTTTGGTTCGATTTACTTTCTTCTAGATGCTTCTGAACAGCAGCAA TACAAGGAAGCTATTTTGGCATATGCAATCCTACTCAAAGCAGAAAGTGGTCAG GTAACTTGCATCGAAGGTGTGAAGGACAGATGTGAGAGATTCATGTATAATGTGTTCAAAGAAAAG GTAGACATGCCAATCCGCAAGGCCATAAACACATTAGCGAGACTCGGTCTTGTTACGGAAAATTCTATCAATGGACAAATTAAAGTTGAGGCTGTTCCCTGTCCCGATGCATATAAAATCCTAAAACAACGTTGGAATAGTTTACTCAACGACATTCCTTGA